TCAACTTGTTGATTCACTGCTACAATATTTGCACCTAATTTTTTAAGACCACCAGCATATGTTGGTGCAACAACTGCTATACGTTTAGGATCTTTTGGTATATCTACCGTTTTGCCATCGTCCATTTTGTATGATTTAGTTTCAGCTTTGTCATCTTTTCCACCTTGGTTCCCACACGCTGCTAATACTAAAACCAAAATTATTAATGGTAATAATAGTTTTTTCATAATTTCCTCCTATTGAATAATATTGAAAATGATTATCAATTACTACAAAATTATACAAGATTACATATTCATTTACAATAGCTATCAATGTTTAATTTTTAATTTTTACAAAGAATTTTGCAAAATTTCCTATTTAAATGATTCAATCGCATAAAAAAGATGAACCATTATATTGAACTTTACTCTAACTTCATTCAACAAGTGATTCATCTTTTTATTATTAAAATGTGTTTGTAATACTTTTAGCAATATTAGTATACGCCGCATCTTCCATAGGCGGATTGTGTAATCCGGCGCGCATATCACGATAGTAACGTTGCAAAGGACGGCTCATTTCTAAACTTTTAGCCCCGACAATTCGCATTGCTATATCAACCACCTCAAGACCTTGATTCATCACCATAACTTTACTCGCACTTGTTGCATTTCTAATTTGACTATCATCTTTAAATAATTGATAGCCTTTTGCAGTACTCCATAAAAATTGTCTAGCAGACAACAACAAAGTTTCCATCTTACCTAAATTTTGTTGTACAGTTGGCAATGTTGCAATTGTACCTTCAATACTGTTTGGACTATGTTGCATGGCAAAATCTACTGCATAATTTCTGGCTGCTTGAGCTATGCCTAAATAACAACTTGGTATATGCAAAATCCAACCATTAGGGGATTTACTTCGTTCTGTTTCAACTAAGTGATTCAATGGAACTTTTACATCATTTAAAATTAGGTCATGACTCTCTGTCGCTCGCATACCCATAACATCCCAATTGTCAGCAATTTCAACTCCTGGTGTATCTCTATCTACCAAGAAAAAACCAACCGTTCCTAATTCTTCTATATACGCACCAACAATAATGTGCGTTAACACTTTACTCATCGAAGTATAAGTTTTCACACCATTTAGTAAATAACCATCAGCAACTTTCACAGCATTTGTACTTGGTCTGCCACCTCTAGTCGGGCTACCCATCTCCGCTTCACTGACCGCTCTATTTACTAATGCACCTTTTTTAATTTCATCAGCAAATTGATTCAACATTTCTTGAGACCATAATTGTTGCTCATAAATTTGTCCAATTACACTGACATGCCAACCTATTGATAATGCTGTGGCGCCATCCAGTTCACCTAAAAATGATTGTAGTATGACCATATCTTCCACAGTGGCTCCTTCACCACCGTATTTTTTTGGTAAAGTCAATTGCCCATATCCTTCTTTAATTAACCATTCGATGTTGCTATAAGGAAACTCACTATGTTTATCATTGTGGTTAGCCCTTGCTTTGAATGTATTTTCAATCGATTTAAATTTTTCAATCCATTTCTTTTGAATTTCACTCGTAATTAAAAAGGAATTTTTCATACCATTCATCTTCGTCACCCCACACGTTACATAATATTAATAATTTAATCCTAGTTTAACACTCGACTTTCAAAATAAAAAGGAACGTGCTGTGAACTTTATAATTCAAAATTAAGTAAGCGACTTAAAACATCATTTTAGATTCAAAAATAAAATGCATCTTAAACCATTTTCGAGGTACATGATTTAAGATGCCTATTCATATAAGTTGTTATTAATTTTACTTCGCGATGTCTTCTCTTTCTTGTCGAATTCCTGCAAACAACAATATCCAAGTGGCAATAATAAACGGTAAAGTTAATGCAGGTAAGCCAAATGGTTCAAGTAACGTAGCTGTTCCTAATTGCACTACAACTGTTAATAATACCCCTAAAAATGTCGCAATATATGGATTAATCGCTGTTTTGAATGTATAGCCCAACGCGATAGCCATTAATACAAAATTATAACCAAACAAACCTTGGTTTATATCATCATAGTTTCCACCTAAAAGTGCGACAATGATAAAACTTAATAAACTTGCAACAATTGCTAATAACGCCGCTTTTCTAGATGCAATCAAAATCCCTACTAAAATGAATATACCGCCAAGCACACTCGCTTCAACGAACACTTGACTAAAGCCTTCAAACAATGACTGAACAAAATGAATTTGATCACTATTATGGTTAAATTTAATGTCTTCAATATTTTCCGGAATTAATTTTAATGGTGTCTCGACATATTTAACCTGGCCTGACAACAAAATCGTAAACCACGTTACAATGACAAACGGCATTGTCAACATAGGTACTTTATATGGTCTTAAAACTTCTCTCACCGCTGCGGCTACAGGCAAAGTTAATAAAGTTGCTATAATCGTAATAACAATATCTAATATTGATTTTTCCAAAAATATCGTTAATGCAACAGCAGTTAATACAGGATTAAACCCTGCTAAACCGTCATTAATTTCTTCTTTACTATAATTTATATAACGTGCAAACACATAAGCTATGAGACTACCAATTATTGCCGCTAAACCAACTGTCCAATCAGCAACAAATAAACCTATTAAAATAAATAATCCAGTCCACTTATTATTTAATAACACCACCTGAGATATGTTTTTTAAAAGAACATCTATCATCTTCAAAATATCCACCTTTTCCTTGAATGTTTACTTTTAAATATACTACCATTCTTCAAAAAGTTATATTAAAAACTCTTTTCTTTTTAAAATAAATATATCTTACCATTTGAATGACAATAGATTATTTAGTTTTGACAAGGAAATGCTAAAAATATAATTTTCATTTTACACACTTATTGTTGTATATTACTTGTTTATCACAACAATTAGGATTAAGATAAATTTTGTAATTTCTATATTATATGAAAGTGGGGGTTTTAATTTGCATTTTACACAACGAGAGCAAGACAAATTAATGATAGTTGTTGCAGCGGAAGTTGCACGTCGTCGTAAAGCAAGAGGTTTAAAACTTAATCATCCTGAAGCATTAGCATTAATCAGTGATGAATTATTAGAAGGCGCACGAGACGGCAAAACTGTTGCTGAATTAATGAGTTACGGTAGACAAATTTTAAACAAGGAAGACGTCATGGATGGTGTAGAACACATGATTACAGATATAGAAATCGAGGCTACATTCCCCGATGGTACAAAGTTAATTACAGTGCATCACCCTATTGTTTAAAGGAGGAAGTCAAATGATACCTGGAGAAATTATTACTAAAAGTACAGAAATAGAGATCAACAAACATCATCCAGAAACTATTATCGAAGTAAAAAATACGGGAGATCGTCCAATTCAAGTTGGTTCACATTTTCATTTCTACGAAGCAAATGCAGCATTAGATTTCGAACGTGAAATGGCATACGGCAAACATTTAGACATTCCTGCTGGTGCAGCTGTTCGTTTTGAGCCTGGAGATAAAAAAGAAGTCCAACTAGTTGAGTATGCTGGCAAACGTAAAATTTATGGTTTCCGTGGTATGGTCAACGGCCCTATCGATGAATCACGTGTCTATCGTCCAACAGATGAAAACGATAAGTATGCGGGTGTATTCGGTGATGAAGGTGAAGAAAATGTGAATAAAAAAGGAGGAAAAAGATCATGAGCTTTAAAATGACTCAAAATCAATATACGAGTTTATATGGTCCAACTGTAGGAGATTCCATTCGATTAGGTGATACAAACTTGTTTGCACAAATTGAAAAGGATTACGCAGTATATGGTGAAGAAGCTACTTTCGGTGGTGGTAAATCTATCCGTGACGGTATGGCTCAAAATCCTCGTGTAACACGTGATGATGTTAATGTAGCAGACTTAGTTATTTCTAATGCCGTTATTATCGATTACGATAAAGTTGTAAAAGCAGATATAGGTATTAAAAACGGTTATATCTTTGCCATTGGTAATGCCGGCAACCCAGATATAATGGATAATGTCGACATTATTATTGGTTCTACTACAGATGTTATTGCAGCAGAAGGTAAAATCGTAACTGCTGGTGGTATAGATACTCACGTTCATTTTATCAACCCTGAACAAGCAGAAGTTGCACTTGAAAGTGGTATTACAACGCATATTGGCGGCGGTACTGGTGCTTCTGAGGGATCGAAAGCTACTACTGTAACACCTGGTCCTTGGCATATTCATAGAATGTTAGAAGCTGCAGAAGGTTTACCAATCAATGTTGGCTTTACTGGTAAAGGACAAGCAACTAACCCCACTGCACTTATCGAACAAATTAATGCAGGTGCAATTGGTTTAAAAGTACATGAAGACTGGGGTGCAACACCATCAGCTTTAAGCAATGCTTTAGATGTTGCTGATGAATTCGATGTTCAAATTGCTTTACATGCCGATACTTTAAATGAAGCAGGTTTTATGGAAGATACGATGGCAGCAGTAAAAGACCGCGTACTTCACATGTATCATACTGAAGGTGCTGGTGGCGGACATGCCCCTGATTTAATTAAATCAGCAGCATTTTCAAATATATTACCTTCATCTACGAATCCAACATTACCATATACGCAAAATACAGTAGATGAACATTTAGATATGGTTATGATTACTCACCATTTAAATGCTGCTATTCCTGAAGATATTGCATTTGCTGACTCACGTATTCGAAAAGAAACAATCGCAGCAGAAGATGTACTTCAAGATATGGGTGTATTTAGTATGATTAGTTCTGATTCACAAGCCATGGGACGTGTAGGTGAAGTGATTACAAGAACATGGCAAGTGGCACACCGTATGAAAGAACAACGTGGTCCATTAGATGGCGACTTTGAACATAATGATAATAATCGTATTAAACGTTATATTGCTAAATATACAATTAACCCAGCCATTACACATGGTATTTCTGAATATGTAGGTTCTATCGAGCCAGGCAAACTTGCTGACATCGTTTTATGGGATCCAATTTTCTTCGGTGTTAAACCCGAATTGATTGTAAAAGGTGGTTTAATTAATTCAGCCGTTAACGGAGATGCCAATGGTTCTATTCCTACATCTGAACCACAGAAATATCGTAAAATGTACGGTCAATATGGTGGTAACATTACTAGCACATCAATGACATTCGTATCTAAAACTGCATATGAAAATGGTATTAACCGTGCATTAAACTTAAAACGCATGGTTCGCCCTGTTAAAAATATTAGACAATTATCTAAAGCAGACATGAAAAATAATAGTGCTACCCCTAATTTGGATGTAGATCCGCAAACATATGAAGTATATGTAGACGGTGAAAAAATTACAAGTCAAGCAGCAACAGAGTTACCATTAACTCAAAGATACTTCTTATTCTAGGAGGAACATAAAATGATTATAGAAGAAATTCAAGGCAATATTGCCAATTTATCAGATTCAGAAAAGCAAAAGCATGTTGAAAAAGTCTATCTTGAAAACTCAGATCTTGTTAAACGTATTCAAAGAGTCGTTACAGATCATGGTAATGAAATTGGTATCCGTTTAAAACAACCAATCGACTTGCAATACGGAGATATTTTATATGCGGATGATCATAATATGATTATTGTTGATGTAAATTCAGAAGATGTCTTAGTCATTCAACCACGAACACTACAAGAAATGGGTGACATTGCACATCAACTAGGAAATCGCCATTTACCTGCACAATTTACAGAAACTGAAATGTTAGTACAATACGATTATTTAGTAGAAGATTTATTAAAAAATCTAGGTATTCCATATGTTCATGAAGATCGTAAAGTTAATAAAGCCTTCAGACATATAGGACATTCTCATGATTGATCATAAGCATTTAAGATTATTTCAGTTCTGTGATTCACAGTTTCCAACAGGCGCATTCAGTCATTCGTTTGGTCTTGAAACATATATTCAAAGAAATGTGATTCATGATGATCAAACTTTTATTGCATGGCTAAAAATGTTTTTAACAGAACAACTCACCTATTCTGATGGTTTAGCAATGCGATTAGTTTATGATGCATTAGAAAATAATGACGCGCAAAAAGTATTAAAAATAGACAAATTATTATTTGTTCAGAATTTACCTAAAGAAACGCGTGTTGGTTCAAAACAAATGGGTACGCGTATGGTTAAACTTGCATTAGAACTATATGATAGCGAGTGGATAACTTGGTATCACCAACAAATGAAAGAGAAACATGCAAAGTTAAACCCAGCAATATGTTTTACAATGTTAGGACACCACTTAGGTGTAGATATTGAAACAATTATTGATTATTACTTATATCAAAATGTTTCAAGTTTAACTCAAAATGCTGTACGTGCCATACCACTTGGACAAACTGCTGGTCAGCAAGTGGTTACTCATATGATTCCTTATATCGAAGCAACGAGAAAACATATTTTCGAATTAAAAGAGTCTGATTTCGGCATGACAGCGCCTGGTTTAGAACTAAATCAAATGGCGCATGAAAACGTCAATGTTAGAATTTTCATATCATAGGAGGTTATAATTGTGGCAAATCCGATTAAAATTGGTATTGGTGGACCTGTTGGCGCAGGTAAAACACAATTAATTGAAAAAGTAGTAAGACGTCTTTCAAAAGAAATGAGTATCGGCGTTATTACAAATGATATTTATACTAAAGAAGACGAAAAAATATTAGTTAACACTGGTGTTTTACCAGAGGATCGTATTATTGGTGTTGAAACAGGTGGTTGTCCTCATACAGCTATTCGTGAAGATGCTTCTATGAACTTCGCAGCAATTGATGAACTATTGGAACGTCATGATGACATTGAATTAATCTTCATAGAATCTGGCGGTGATAACTTAGCAGCAACATTCAGCCCTGAGCTTGTTGATTTTTCAATTTATATCATCGACGTAGCTCAAGGTGAAAAGATTCCACGTAAAGGTGGACAAGGTATGATTAAATCTGATTTCTTCGTCATTAATAAAACTGATTTAGCACCTTATGTTGGTGCATCACTTGAACAAATGGCTAAAGATACTAAAGTGTTCCGTGGTAATCGACCATTTGCCTTCACTAACTTAAAAACTGATGAAGGCTTAGATGATGTTATTGATTGGATAGAACGCGACACACTGCTTAAAGGACTATCATAATGGATGAACAACAGTGGACTGGACAACTTGATATAACAGTGTTTTTTGACGGTAATAGATCCGTATCACGAGATATCTTCTTCGAAAAAGCACTTAAAGTGATACGTCCAGTCTATCTAAATCACTCACCTATTCCTACATTTTATATCGTTAACGTAGGCGGTGGTTATTTAGATGGGGATCGCTACCGTATGAATATTAATGTCGAAGATAACGCAAAAGTGACTTTAACGTCGCAAGGTGCTACAAAAATATATAAAACGCCTACCGACCATGTTGAACAGTATCAAACATTCACATTAAAAGATGACGCATATATAGAATATGTAGCTGATCCAATTATCGCATATGAAAATGCTAAATTTTATCAACACAATACTTTCAACCTTAATAGTTCAAGTTCATTATTTTATACCGATATTTTAACGCCAGGTTATTCAAAAAATGGTGAGCCTTTTAAATATCGCTATATGCACTTGATTAATGAAATATATGTTGATCATGAACTCGTTACGTATGACAATCTTTTACTAGACCCAAATAAACAATCAATTAATGATTTGGGTTATATGGAACACTATTCTCACTATGGCTCAGCTTATTTTATTCATAGCGAAGTGAACCAAAAGTTAATTGACAAAGTATATGAAACTATTCAACCTTTAGCTTCTACATTCGATTGTCGCATCGCAATATCTCAATTACCTACACACGGTTTCGCAGTTAGAATTCTAGCACACCGTACCCAAGTTATTGAGAAATTACTAGGTGCTATTCAAGGTTATATTGCAGAAAACATTTACGATCGCAAACTTGATTTTCTAAGAAAATATTAAAATAAAAAAAGACTAGTGTACCTATTTTCACTCTTACCATTATGAAAAAAGGTATTGCTAGTCTTTAACTTTAATTAAAGCATCTTCAATATTTAAATTTTAAGTTAATGTTATGTCCCAATGCTGAATAAATGACTTTCGTTTTAATAAATCATTATCGTTCAATGCTATTAAACGCAATTAACCTTGAATTAATTTTTAATGTATTCTTCTAATTCTGAAATCAATTTTTGAATATTTGCTTTTTGTGTATCTGTAACAAAAACGATTACTGTTCTTTCGTCGTGTAAACTTCTTTTCTTAGATAATAATTTTAAATCTTTAAGCTTTTGTAAAGCTTTAGTTAAATAGTAAGGCTTGAACTCTGAACATTTAGCAATCTCTTTAGAAGAGATTTCGTTAGACTCACTTTTTAAAATATGATTTAAAATATAAATCTCTTCATAGTTCAAATTGTATTTTTTCTTTGTATCTCTGAAAAACTTCTTAACTTGAAATGTTGCGTTGACTAAATCATTAATGTCATTAATTTTACTCATTATTAAACCACTCCTCTGATGCACATCTTGTTGTAGCAAGGTTCACATGTATTTATTAAATCGAAACTCTATCCAACTATGTTATAAAGTTTATTCTAAACAAATAAGTATAAAAATTCAATATTTTTATTACTAGAATATGGATTTATACATTTATTTCTTATAATAATTTGACGTTTAAGATATTTTGCCAAATTGAAAATTATTAGTCTGAATATTTTGTATCTTATTTGATATTTAAAGTTTTAAAATTCACTTAAATAGCAACGAGTTTGATTTGATATTTTTCATATTAAATTGATGACTTGTCCACTAAGTATTTAAAATATAAAAAAAGAAGAGCTTTAAATCATAACGCATGCCATTTAATGCGATGGGTTACGATTCGAACTCTTCATATCAACCTACATACATTGATACTATACTATCATATGTTGTTTTACATATTCAACAAATGATTCAACATTATCACTTTTAATATCATACATAGGTACTTTACCAATATTAAATTTAAAAGTTATTGTCTCTCCATTATAATCTATTGCTTCTACTTCATTATAGCTAATACTTCTATAATAAAATTGCCCGTTCATATCTACATTCATAATTAAACGTTCATTGGTAGCAATAAACGCACCTTCAAATTCATTATTTCCATGAACTTGATATTCAATTATTCCTAGCACTGAAGGTCCCTTTTTCTCTGTCGGAAATAAATCATTTGGATTCACATTATCTAAAATCATATTATCCCTCCCATATAAATCTACGAACTTTGCCTCGTTTACCAATAGATACAAAAAGGTCTAACACTATTTTTCCTTGTCTTGTATTCCCTTTTCGAGATAATTATAACATGCATGAATAAGCTTAGTGACTTTAGAAAACTGTTCTCGTTTAATTAATATAATGACTTGCCTTTCATCTAATTCGCAACGTTCTTTTTGAACCAATTGTTTTATGATTAAATTTTTTAAAATTGGGCTAATGCTAAAAATTGGATGATGAAATTCTCCTTGTAATTCTTTAACTGTTAATTGACCCTGATGCAAGTATAATATCCCTAAGACATACAACTCTTCTAATGTTAATTGGCATATGTTCAGATAACACTTTAACCTCTCTAACAAATCCTTGCATCTTAATAAATAATTGACATAATCACTAGTTGTTTGAAGTGTATATTGAGCAAAATAGCGTTCAATATAATCATTAACTTCATTATTCATATATTCTATTTTGTTCATATGATTTTTATTTAAAGAAATCTTTAATTTACGCTGATCTCGTTGATCTCTTTGTTTAGATAGCCATTGATGGTTATTTAAATAACTTAACATTTGAAATAAAGCTATTTTAGATTGAATTTCATTCAATTTCAACAAGTAATCAATTGAAGGTATTTTTGATTTAAGTCCATCAGATTTGACTAACAGATTAAGCAATTTCACTTGAGTTAATGTAAGATGAAATGAATACTTCAGCATGTCATTAATGACTTTTAACATTAGTATATGTGCAGTTAAACGTTTAACTTTAAATTTAGACATTTTTAAAACCTCTCTTAAACCATGCCTATATCTCAAGATGATATTTCAAATGAACAATACTATTGCTTGAGACCATTAATGAATGGTCATAAATATTTTTTTCTATAAAATTAGCTTTCCAAAACTTGTGCTGTTGCATAATATCATTCACAAATACACCATTCTCGGAAGTATGCTTATCTTTATCTATACTCAAAACAATCTGCTTAGTTTCAGCATGGCTAAATTGTTTAAGCCCCCTACAAGTTATACGTGCAGAGCCTGATTTCTCATTTAACAATGCGACAGGGAAACAAATGACACACTGAATTTCATGTTTAAATTTCGTTACAATCATCGTGTCATTTTGATAAATAACCACCCCTCGTAATTGATTTAGTATATTAATGATAAATATTAGAATAGATAACTTTGTCAAACTAATCTCGTTGATTACTTCATAAACCATAGACATTTGTATACAAAGACCATTGTAATTTGAATAATTCGCCATAAGTTGAGACATCAATCTTATATCCGATAAAGTTATAATTTCTTTTGAATATGTGTTTCTATTAATAACATCCAAATCACAAATCAACTTTGAACTAGATACCGATATTTGCTCCAATTGGGCTAGAGTTACGACAAATCGATCTATTAAGAAATCAATTGCGACATCATATTGTGTATCAACTTCATTTTGATCAAGAATATATATCAACTCAAATTCTTGAATATAATTGCTAATTAACCTTTTAACTTTTTGTATAGCTCTCACTTTCAAATCATAAATTAGAAATGCAATTTTTGATTTATTTCTTTCAAATGTCATATTAAAAATAGTTGCTACAAGTATTTCTAATCTGGCTCTTTCTGAACTCGTTAACAACTCATTATATTCGTGTTTAATTTTAAAAACGACATTGACACTATAATTTATAAATTTTTGTAATAATAATTTGATTTGTTCAGTTGATAATTCATCTTTTGAAACATCAACAGTTAAGATAATATACAAATTTTCAGGATTAACTCTTAATCTTAGAATCATTTGTTCAATCATATAATAATCAATCCAATAAAAACTATTTCCTTTAATATAGATGTTTTTAGGCTCATAATTTTTAGGATTATCAATCGTTTCCCATGGTACCTGTATCTCTTTTACTTTAGTCATACCATTTATAGATTCATCAATTAATTTAATTATGCTTTCATCAATATCAACTATTTGGGATTGGTTAATTGAATGAGATGTTGGTCTATATGTTTTCCTAATTAATTTTGGAGTGTCACCATATGTTTCTTTAAAGAGGTGTATAAAACGAGAGTAGTGATTAAAACCATGATTACTGGCTATTTCTTCTATTGGCTTCATTGAAGTTAATATATCTATTAGACAATGCTCAAGTCTAATATGATTTAAATATTGAACAAAATTACTGTAAGGTGTCACTTTAAACATTTCACTTAAAGCTTTACTTGTAATATTTACATGATTTATAACATCTTTTCTATTAATCTTTTTATGATGATTATGCGTTAAATACTCATGGACTTCCTCAGCTACTAAATGATGCCTGTCATCATTTGTATTGAGTGACATTAATTCAACACACATATAACTAATAAGTTTATCATTCGTTATGTTTGCTTGCTGTTCAACTTGGTTATGAATTAAATACTTTAGCAAAATTCTAAAAGTGCTTCCAATATCATTTGATAATACTTGACCGCTAACCATGCAATTCGAATTCATAAATCTTAAATATGTCTTTGCACTAATTTCAACAACACAACAAACACTTTCTTCATGACTTTCAATCTGATATAAATCATTCAGCATTATAATGGTAACATCGTTTGCTCTAACTTCATAACGTTGTAAATTTATAGTAATCAAACCTGAGCCCTGTAACCAATATACAATTTTTAAATTTGCTTCTTTTGCATTACCCACTTTCATATTCTTAAAAATATGTAGTGAAAAATTATCTGTCATCTTACATCCTCACATATACAAATATATTGATTTACCCCTTTTATCTTTATCAAATCAATTGTCAACATCTAATATTCACTAACAATTATATCTCCACAAGGTTATTAGCAGTAACAAAACATACATCAATTATATCAAATAACACTTTTATTAAAACATTTTTTTATGCTAAAATAGGATATTTTATCCATAATATATACATTTTCATCCAAATCACAAAGCTTTTGATATAACTAAAAACTTGATCATTCGTGTCATATTTTTATGCATTTTCTGATTAAAAGTCCATCATTATGCAAAAAATATACGTTTTGAATTTTCAGTAATATTACATTTATGTAACACAATTATTTTCGCAACATTCTGTTATTATAAAGAATGCCGTAGTTATAAGTTTTGCAAAATGCAATTTCTTATACTTTTACAATTCTATTGTGTCAAGATATTAGCAAAAAATTACAAAACGTTAACAAAGCACACAAGGACGCTATTTTCTGTTATAGTCTTTCTTGTCGTTTAATAACGAGAGATAACTTTTTAAATTAATTTGTCACACGGACAGTACGAAAATATTTTAGTTTTAAAATTTTTAGGAGGATATTTTTACAATGAAGAAAATCGCTACAGCTACTATCGCAACTGCAGGATTCGCTACAATCGCAATTGCATCAGGAAATCAAGCTCATGCTTCTGAGCAAGATAACTATGGTTATAATCCAAATGATCCAACATCATACAGCTATACTTATACTATTGATGCACAAGGTAACTACCATTACACATGGAAAGGTAACTGGCATCCAAGTCAATTAAATCAAAATAATGGCTACTACAGCTATTACTACAACAATGGTTACAATAACTATAGCTACAATAATTACAACAATTACAATAGTTATAGCTACAATAACTACAATCGTTACAATAACTATTCAAATAGCTATCAATCATATAACTATAACAACTACAATAGTTACAATACAAACAGCTACCGTACTGGTGGTTTAGGTGCTAGCTACAGCACTTCAAGCAACAACGTTCAAGTAACTACTACAATGGCTCCATCATCAAATGGCCGTTCAATCTCAAGTGGTTATACTTCAGGACGTAATTTATACACTACTGGTCAATGTACATACTACGTATTTGATCGTGTAGGCGGTAAAATTGGTTCAACATGGGGCAATGCAAGTAACTGGGCTAATGCAGCTGCAAGAGCTGGTTACACAGTAAACAACACGCCAAAAGCTGGTGCAATCATGCAAACAACTCAAGGTGCATACGGTCACGTTGCATATGTTGAAAGTGTAAACAGCAATGGTTCAGTAAGAGTTTCAGAAATGAACTATGGTTATGGTCCAGGTGTTGTAACTTCACGTACAATCTCAGCTAGCCAAGCTTCATCATACAACTTCATTCACTAATTTGTGATGAACGTATTATAATCCAACAAGATTTCAATCATCTTGTTGGATTTTTTTGGTTCTATAATACTTCGGACTGATGGAAATGCTGAAAATGTTTCTTTTACTTTTCTTCTGACCGATTTTTTGTGTTCTTCATCTTTTATGGTGGGAAGGTAAAACTTCCTGCTTTTTTTAATACACAAAAAGCGCAATTGCCTCTATAATAAGTGACGGAACAAAAAAAGAATGATGAAAAGTTATATAAAACTTAACGTCATTCCTTTTTATTAGATTAAAGCTATAAAACAACATACAGCCA
This is a stretch of genomic DNA from Staphylococcus roterodami. It encodes these proteins:
- a CDS encoding acyl-CoA/acyl-ACP dehydrogenase; translation: MNGMKNSFLITSEIQKKWIEKFKSIENTFKARANHNDKHSEFPYSNIEWLIKEGYGQLTLPKKYGGEGATVEDMVILQSFLGELDGATALSIGWHVSVIGQIYEQQLWSQEMLNQFADEIKKGALVNRAVSEAEMGSPTRGGRPSTNAVKVADGYLLNGVKTYTSMSKVLTHIIVGAYIEELGTVGFFLVDRDTPGVEIADNWDVMGMRATESHDLILNDVKVPLNHLVETERSKSPNGWILHIPSCYLGIAQAARNYAVDFAMQHSPNSIEGTIATLPTVQQNLGKMETLLLSARQFLWSTAKGYQLFKDDSQIRNATSASKVMVMNQGLEVVDIAMRIVGAKSLEMSRPLQRYYRDMRAGLHNPPMEDAAYTNIAKSITNTF
- the yut gene encoding urea transporter, whose translation is MKMIDVLLKNISQVVLLNNKWTGLFILIGLFVADWTVGLAAIIGSLIAYVFARYINYSKEEINDGLAGFNPVLTAVALTIFLEKSILDIVITIIATLLTLPVAAAVREVLRPYKVPMLTMPFVIVTWFTILLSGQVKYVETPLKLIPENIEDIKFNHNSDQIHFVQSLFEGFSQVFVEASVLGGIFILVGILIASRKAALLAIVASLLSFIIVALLGGNYDDINQGLFGYNFVLMAIALGYTFKTAINPYIATFLGVLLTVVVQLGTATLLEPFGLPALTLPFIIATWILLFAGIRQEREDIAK
- a CDS encoding urease subunit gamma: MHFTQREQDKLMIVVAAEVARRRKARGLKLNHPEALALISDELLEGARDGKTVAELMSYGRQILNKEDVMDGVEHMITDIEIEATFPDGTKLITVHHPIV
- a CDS encoding urease subunit beta, which produces MIPGEIITKSTEIEINKHHPETIIEVKNTGDRPIQVGSHFHFYEANAALDFEREMAYGKHLDIPAGAAVRFEPGDKKEVQLVEYAGKRKIYGFRGMVNGPIDESRVYRPTDENDKYAGVFGDEGEENVNKKGGKRS
- the ureC gene encoding urease subunit alpha, whose protein sequence is MSFKMTQNQYTSLYGPTVGDSIRLGDTNLFAQIEKDYAVYGEEATFGGGKSIRDGMAQNPRVTRDDVNVADLVISNAVIIDYDKVVKADIGIKNGYIFAIGNAGNPDIMDNVDIIIGSTTDVIAAEGKIVTAGGIDTHVHFINPEQAEVALESGITTHIGGGTGASEGSKATTVTPGPWHIHRMLEAAEGLPINVGFTGKGQATNPTALIEQINAGAIGLKVHEDWGATPSALSNALDVADEFDVQIALHADTLNEAGFMEDTMAAVKDRVLHMYHTEGAGGGHAPDLIKSAAFSNILPSSTNPTLPYTQNTVDEHLDMVMITHHLNAAIPEDIAFADSRIRKETIAAEDVLQDMGVFSMISSDSQAMGRVGEVITRTWQVAHRMKEQRGPLDGDFEHNDNNRIKRYIAKYTINPAITHGISEYVGSIEPGKLADIVLWDPIFFGVKPELIVKGGLINSAVNGDANGSIPTSEPQKYRKMYGQYGGNITSTSMTFVSKTAYENGINRALNLKRMVRPVKNIRQLSKADMKNNSATPNLDVDPQTYEVYVDGEKITSQAATELPLTQRYFLF
- the ureE gene encoding urease accessory protein UreE — translated: MIIEEIQGNIANLSDSEKQKHVEKVYLENSDLVKRIQRVVTDHGNEIGIRLKQPIDLQYGDILYADDHNMIIVDVNSEDVLVIQPRTLQEMGDIAHQLGNRHLPAQFTETEMLVQYDYLVEDLLKNLGIPYVHEDRKVNKAFRHIGHSHD
- a CDS encoding urease accessory protein UreF; this translates as MIDHKHLRLFQFCDSQFPTGAFSHSFGLETYIQRNVIHDDQTFIAWLKMFLTEQLTYSDGLAMRLVYDALENNDAQKVLKIDKLLFVQNLPKETRVGSKQMGTRMVKLALELYDSEWITWYHQQMKEKHAKLNPAICFTMLGHHLGVDIETIIDYYLYQNVSSLTQNAVRAIPLGQTAGQQVVTHMIPYIEATRKHIFELKESDFGMTAPGLELNQMAHENVNVRIFIS